Sequence from the Streptomyces mobaraensis NBRC 13819 = DSM 40847 genome:
TGTTGCCTTCTGCCGGCCCCGGTAAAGGTCCGCCTGTTGGTGGGTTGTGACGGGTGGCTGGTCGTTGTTTGAGAACTGCACAGTGGACGCGAGCATCTGTGGCCAAGTTTTTAAGGGCGCACGGTGGATGCCTTGGCACCAGGAACCGATGAAGGACGTGGGAGGCCGCGATAGGCCCCGGGGAGCTGTCAACCGAGCTGTGATCCGGGGGTGTCCGAATGGGGAAACCCGGCAGTCGTCATGGGCTGTCACCCGCTGCTGAACACATAGGCAGTGTGGAGGGAACGCGGGGAAGTGAAACATCTCAGTACCCGCAGGAAGAGAAAACAACCGTGATTCCGGGAGTAGTGGCGAGCGAAACCGGATGAGGCCAAACCGTTTGCGTGTGATACCCGGCAGGGGTTGCGCATGCGGGGTTGTGGGATCTCTCTTCTGTCGTCTGCCGGCGACGGGACGAGTCAGAAACCGTAGTGATAGGCGAAGGACATGCGAAAGGTCCGGCGTAGAGGGTAAGACCCCCGTAGCTGAAATCATTGCGGCTCGTTTGAGAGACACCCAAGTAGCACGGGGCCCGAGAAATCCCGTGTGAATCTGGCGGGACCACCCGCTAAGCCTAAATATTCCCTGGTGACCGATAGCGGATAGTACCGTGAGGGAATGGTGAAAAGTACCGCGGGAGCGGAGTGAAATAGTACCTGAAACCGTGTGCCTACAAGCCGTGGGAGCGTCGCACAGGGAGCTTGCTTCTTGTGTCGTGACTGCGTGCCTTTTGAAGAATGAGCCTGCGAGTTTGCGGTGTGTTGCGAGGTTAACCCGTGTGGGGAAGCCGTAGCGAAAGCGAGTCCGAATAGGGCGATTGAGTAGCGCGCCCAAGACCCGAAGCGGAGTGATCTAGCCATGGGCAGGTTGAAGCGGAGGTAAGACTTCGTGGAGGACCGAACCCACCAGGGTTGAAAACCTGGGGGATGACCTGTGGTTAGGGGTGAAAGGCCAATCAAACTCCGTGATAGCTGGTTCTCCCCGAAATGCATTTAGGTGCAGCGTCGTGTGTTTCTTGCCGGAGGTAGAGCACTGGATAGGCGATGGGCCCTACCGGGTTACTGACCTTAGCCAAACTCCGAATGCCGGTAAGTGAGAGCGCGGCAGTGAGACTGTGGGGGATAAGCTCCATGGTCGAGAGGGAAACAGCCCAGAGCATCGACTAAGGCCCCTAAGCGTACGCTAAGTGGGAAAGGATGTGGAGTCGCAGAGACAACCAGGAGGTTGGCTTAGAAGCAGCCACCCTTGAAAGAGTGCGTAATAGCTCACTGGTCAAGTGATTCCGCGCCGACAATGTAGCGGGGCTCAAGCGTACCGCCGAAGTCGTGTCATTGCAGTACGTACCTCTAACGGGGACTGTGATGGGTAGGGGAGCGTCGTGTGCCGGGTGAAGCAGCCGCGGAAGCGAGTTGTGGACGGTTCACGAGTGAGAATGCAGGCATGAGTAGCGATACACACGTGGGAAACGTGTGCGCCGATTGACTAAGGGTTCCTGGGTCAAGCTGATCTGCCCAGGGTAAGTCGGGACCTAAGGCGAGGCCGACAGGCGTAGTCGATGGACAACCGGTTGATATTCCGGTACCCGCTTTGAAACGCCCAATATCGAATCAGGCGATGCTAAGTCCGTGAAGCCGTTCCGGACCCTTCGGGGAATGGAAAGTGGTGGAGCCGACGATCCAGACTTGTAGTAGGTAAGCGATGGGGTGACGCAGGAAGGTAGTCCAGCCCGGGCGGTGGTTGTCCCGGGGTAAGGGTGTAGGCCGTGTGGTAGGCAAATCCGTCACACGTTAAGGCTGAGACCTGATGCCGAGCCGATTGTGGTGAAGTGGATGATCCTATGCTGTCGAGAAAAGCCTCTAGCGAGTTTCACGGCGGCCCGTACCCTAAACCGACTCAGGTGGTCAGGTAGAGAATACCGAGGCGTTCGGGTGAACTATGGTTAAGGAACTCGGCAAAATGCCCCCGTAACTTCGGGAGAAGGGGGGCCATGTCCGGTGATGGGATTTACTCCTTGAGCTGGGTGTGGCCGCAGAGACCAGCGAGAAGCGACTGTTTACTAAAAACACAGGTCCGTGCGAAGCCGTAAGGCGATGTATACGGACTGACGCCTGCCCGGTGCTGGAACGTTAAGGGGACCGGTTAGCTCCATTTCGGTGGGGCGAAGCTGAGAACTTAAGCGCCAGTAAACGGCGGTGGTAACTATAACCATCCTAAGGTAGCGAAATTCCTTGTCGGGTAAGTTCCGACCTGCACGAATGGCGTAACGACTTCTCGACTGTCTCAACCATAGGCCCGGTGAAATTGCACTACGAGTAAAGATGCTCGTTTCGCGCAGCAGGACGGAAAGACCCCGGGACCTTTACTATAGCTTGATATTGGTGTTCGGTTCGGCTTGTGTAGGATAGGTGGGAGACTGTGAAGCATGCACGCCAGTGTGTGTGGAGTCGTCGTTGAAATACCACTCTGGTCGTGCTGGATGTCTAACCTGGGTCCGTGATCCGGATCAGGGACAGTGTCTGGTGGGTAGTTTAACTGGGGCGGTTGCCTCCTAAAGGGTAACGGAGGCGCCCAAAGGTTCCCTCAGCCTGGTTGGCAATCAGGTGTTGAGTGTAAGTGCACAAGGGAGCTTGACTGTGAGACCGACGGGTCGAGCAGGGACGAAAGTCGGGACTAGTGATCCGGCGGTGGCTTGTGGAAGCGCCGTCGCTCAACGGATAAAAGGTACCCCGGGGATAACAGGCTGATCTTCCCCAAGAGTCCATATCGACGGGATGGTTTGGCACCTCGATGTCGGCTCGTCGCATCCTGGGGCTGGAGTCGGTCCCAAGGGTTGGGCTGTTCGCCCATTAAAGCGGTACGCGAGCTGGGTTTAGAACGTCGTGAGACAGTTCGGTCCCTATCCGCTGTGCGCGTAGGAGTCTTGAGAAGGGCTGTCCCTAGTACGAGAGGACCGGGACGGACGAACCTCTGGTGTGCCAGTTGTTCTGCCAAGGGCATGGCTGGTTGGCTACGTTCGGGAGGGATAACCGCTGAAAGCATCTAAGCGGGAAGCCTGCTTCGAGATGAGGACTCCCACCCACTTGATGGGGTAAGGCTCCCAGTAGACGACTGGGTTGATAGGCCAGGTGTGGAAGACCGGTAACGGTTGGAGCTGACTGGTACTAATAGGCCGAGGGCTTGTCCTCAGTTGCTCGCGTCCACTGTGTTGGTTCTGAAACCACGAACAACCAATATGCCGGTTGTTGATATGTTTCATAGTGTTTCGGTGGTCATAGCGTTAGGGAAACGCCCGGTTACATTCCGAACCCGGAAGCTAAGCCTTTCAGCGCCGATGGTACTGCATGGGGGACCGTGTGGGAGAGTAGGACGCCGCCGAACTAAATTTCAGAAAAGCTCTGGTGTTTGAACCTCGGTTCAAGCGCCAGAGCTTTTTTGTTTTCCCAAAAAAGTACGGAGTGTCATGCGGGGTTAACGTCCTGCCGCCATCCTGTGGAGGCATGGGCACAGGCATCACAGGGACAAGGACAGCAGACCTCCTGGCGGCGGCCGGCGTGGGCTTCGGTGACGAGGTGATCGTGCCCTCGTACGGCACCACCGAGATCGCGGACACCGTACGGGCACTCGGGGCCATACCGGTGTTCGCGGACATCGACGCCGTCAGCTACTGCCTCGCACCGGCCTCCGTCACCGAGGCGATGACCGAGCGCACCGCCGCGATCGTCCCCACCGACCTCTTCGGGCACCCCGCCGACATCACGGCCCTTCAGGCCCTCGCCGGAGCCCGCCCGTTGCCCGTCATCCCGCACATTGAAGAGCGGCCCGCCGAGTCCGCGGAAGCGCTCCAGCGGCGCCGGTCCAACGCCGCCTACCTGGACGGCCGGCTGACCGGCGTCCTGACGCCCCGCACCGCACCCGGCGCCGAGCACCGCTACCACTCCTACGTCGTCCGCGTCCCTGGCAACGGGCGACCGGACCGTGACGCCTTCGCGCGGGCCCTGCGGGCGCGCGGCGTGCGGTGTTCCGTACCCGTCACCACGCCCCTGCACCGGACGCCGGCGTACGCGCGGGACCTGAGGGCCCTGAGCCTCCCCGAGACCGAGCGGGCCGCGGAGCAGTGCCTCGCCCTGCCCGTCGACGCCGGGATGACGCACCGCGAACTGCGTCATGTGGTGGCCGCCTGCAACGCGTTGGGCGGGCTCCTCCCGTACGACGTCGCCGCCTGACCGGCGGGCCGGCGGCCGGATGGTCAAAAGCACGTCCGGACATCCGGTATGCTTTATCTCGTTGCCGGCCCCAATAGCTCAGTCGGCAGAGCGTCTCCATGGTAAGGAGAAGGTCAACGGTTCGATTCCGTTTTGGGGCTCCAGAAGAAAAGGCCCCCGCCTCACGGCGGGGGCCTTTTCCGTACCCCTGAGGGCTCACTCCGTCGGCCGCTCCGGCATCCGCATGGCCAGGATCGCCATGTCGTCGGACGGCGGTTCGGCCGCGAAGCGCTCCACCGCGCGGAGGATGCGCGCCGAGACCGCGCCCGCGTTGAGACCCGTACAGGTCGCGAGGACGTCGGCGAGACCGTCGTCGCCCAGCATGCGGGAGCCCTCGCGGCGCTCGGTGACGCCGTCCGTGACGCACAGCAGGACGTCGCCCGGGTCCAGGGTGACCGGCTGCTCGTACAACTCCAGGTCCTCCATGACGCCCAGCAGCGGCTGCGGGTCGGCCGCCGGCTCCACCGTGCCGTCCGGGCGCAGGCGCAGGGGCAGCGGATGGCCGGCGCAGACGACCTTGAGGAGGGCGCTGCCGTCCTGCTGCGGCCACAGCTCGCCGTACAGCAGGGTGAGGAAGCGGCTGCGGGCGCCCTCGTCGAGGATGGCCGCGTTGAGGCGCTCCAGGACCGCGGGGCCGCCGAAGCCCTCCCGGGCCAGCAGGCGCAGGGCGTGCCGGGCGAGGCCGGTGACGGCCGCGGCCTCCGGGCCGGTGCCGCAGACGTCGCCGATGGCGAAGCCGTACGCGCCGTCCCGGATCGGGAAGATGTCGTAGAAGTCGCCGCCGACCTCGTTGCCCTCGCCCGCCGCGCGGTAGATGACGTCCACCTCGACGCCCGGCACGTCCGGCAGCCCCGGAGGGAGCAGGCTGCGCTGGAGGCTCTGGCTGATCGCCGTGCGCTCGCTGTAGAGGCGGGCGTTGTCCAGGGCCAGGGCGGCCCGGCGGGACAGGTCCTCGGCGAGCTCCACGATCTCCTGGCGGAAGTGGTCGTCGGCCGGCTTGCCGAGGGTGAGCATGCCGATCACGCGGTTGCGGGCCACCAGGGGCAGGACCACCGTCTCGCCGCCGACCGCCGCCGCCGTGGTGAGCGAGACGCCGGGGGCGGGTGAGGACTCCGGGACGTCGGCGAGGCCCACGCTCCGCAGGGAGCTGCGCAGCGCCTCGGAGTGCGCGGCCCGGGCGGGGGCCGTCCAGATGCGGGCGCCGGGGGTGGGGACCGGGTCCGGCGGGGCGACCTTGGCCAGCAGTGCCTTGAGGCCGTCGATGAGGTCCTCGTCCTCGTGCAGGACGTAGGAGAGCTCCGGCTCGGAGGACTGGTCGGCGATGGTGTAGACGGCGCACCAGGTGGCGAGGGTCGGGACGGTCATCTGGGCCATCAGGGCCAGCGTCTGGTCCCGGTCCAGGGTGCCGGCCAGCAGGTCGGACGCCTCGACGAGGAAGGACAGCGAGCCGCGGCGCAGCCGTTCCAGCTCGCCGAGGCGGGCGGACTCGACGGCGAGGGCGATCCGGTCGGCGGCGAACTGGAGCCGCAGCGCCTCCTCGTTGCCGTACCGGTGGGGGGCCTCGGCGGCGACGCCGAGCGAGCCGGTGAGGCGGCCCTCGACCTTGAGCGGGACGGTGACGACCGAGCGCAGGCCGGTGTCGGTGAGCAGGGGCACGGCCCCGGGGACCGCGTTGAGGTCGTCGTGGACCGAGGGCAGCCGGGCGGAGCCGTAGCGGCCGGTGCCGGCCTCGACCGGGACGCGGGCGAAGCGCTGCCGGGCGGAGGGCAGGCCGGTGGAGGCCCGGACCTCCAGTTCGGTCTCGTCGTCGGTGGCGAGGAGGAGGTAGGCGGCGTCGCCGTCGAGCATGTCGCGGGCGCGTTCGACGGTGCGCTGGAGCAGGCCGTCGAGGTCGTCGGGGGCGGGGGAGCCGATGAAGACCTCGAAGGGGTCGGCGGCGGTGCCGCGGTCCGTCGAGGCGTCGGCGCCGGAGGAGCGCGGCGGGCTCTGGAGGACGGCCCGCTCCTCGTCGCGGACCAGCAGGCAGACCGTCGAGGGCGCGCCCTCGTTGTCGCGGACGCGCAGGTGGGAGGCGTAGACGGGGATGACGCGGCCGTCGGCGCCCCTTATCCCGTACGAGCCCTCCCAGCGGGAGAGGCGGAGGGCCTCGGCGATGCCGGTGGAGGTGCCGGGGGTGTGCGGCCAGGCGGCGAGGTCGGCGAGGGGCTTTCCGGTCACCTGGTCGGCGGTGTAGCCGAAGAGGTGCTCGGCGTCGTCGTTCCACGCGCTGATGCCGCCGGTGCCGTCGATCTGGACGACCGCGACGCGGACCCGGGGGTCGGCGACCGGGAGCGCCTCGACGGGCAGGGCCGGACCGGCCGAGCGGGTGCCGGCGGGGCGGTCGTCGAGGTCGAGGCGGAACCAGACCTTCTTGTGGGTGGCGCCGTACTCGACGCCCCAGCAGGCGGCGAGGGCGGTGCAGAGCATCAGTCCGCGGCCGCCCTCGCGGTCCACGCCGCCGAACTGGCGGGTGGGCGTCTGGAGCGGAAGTTCACGTTCGGGGTAGCGGTCGCTGACCTCGATGCGGACGCCCTCGTCCGTCCTGACACAGAGGACGTCGGCGGAGGTGCCGGCGTGGACGACGGCGTTGGTGACCAGTTCGCTGGTCAGCACCACGGCGTCGTCGATGATGTCCGGGAAGCCCCATCCCTGGAGGGTGTCCCGGACGAAGGCCCGGGCAGCGGCGACCGAACGCCCGACCGGCTCGAAGGTGGCGGCTGCCCGCGCGGTGATCACAGCACTCCCCATTGGCCTCTCATCGCTCCCCCGAGTCCTGTGCCCGATTCCCATGACGACGATTCGTCCGCCAGGCTAAACCGTCGGCAGAGGGGATGGGGAACGATGGGGGAAGGACGGGGAACGGGAGCGGGGATTCCCGGGGGTAATGCGGGGCCGGGAAGGGGTGGTGAAGGGGGTGGGGATGGAGCGGGGAAGGGGGCCGAACCGTACGCGCTTTCCCCTTGGAATGGAGGGGGCGTGGAAGCGGTCGGGAGCGGTGTGGTCTGCGGGGACGGCTTCTGGGTAGGGGGTGTGCGGGGACGCGGAAAGTGCCGTCGGTATGTGCGGTTCCGCCGAAGCTCCGGCAAGCGTGGGTCAGGTTTTCCTGTTCATCTTTAACGAGCTGTCCCGTCACCTGGTTACGCTCTGACGGGCAGCCGCCCCGGTGCGCTTGAGTGAAACACTGGGAAAGCTGGAAGCGAAAACCCCTACGAGGATCAGCGACCCTGCGGGAGGGACACGGTGGAGTCTGGCGGAGCGACGCGAGGCACAAGCGCGCGCGCGAAGGGCGGACGGTCCCGGCCCCAGGGGACGACGGAGGTGGACAGCGCAGCGCTGTACCGCCTGCTGGGGGCGCTGGAGGCGATGCGGGACGGGAACTTCCGGCGCCGTCTGACGATCTCCGGGGACGGGGTGATGTCCGAGATCGCGGCCGTCTTCAACGAGGTCGCGGACCGGAACCTGCAGCTCACCGGCGAGCTGGCGCGGGTGCGGCGGGTCGTCGGGCGGGAGGGCAAGCTCACTGAGCGGCTGGAGGTCGGCTCCTGCGAGGGGGCCTGGGCCGCGGCGATCGACGCCTCGAACGCCCTGGTCGACGATCTGGTGCGGCCGGTGTCGGAGGTCGGCCGGGTGCTGTCGGCGGTGGCCGAGGGCGATCTGGACCAGCGGATGGACCTGCGGTCGCACGCCGCCGACGGTTCGGCGCACCCGCTGCGCGGCGAGTTCCTCAAGGTAGGGCGGACCGTCAACGGGCTGGTGGACCAGCTCTCCGCGTTCACCGACGAGGTGACACGGGTGGCGAGCGAGGTCGGCACCGAGGGCAAGCTCGGCGGGCAGGCGCGGGTGCGCGGGATGTCCGGCTCGTGGAAGGACCTCACGGACTCCGTCAACACCATGGCGTCGCGGCTGACCGCCCAGGTGCGTGACATCGCGCTGGTGACGACGGCGGTCGCCAAGGGCGATCTGTCCCGGAAGGTCACGGTCCACGTGGCCGGGGAGATGCTGGAGCTGAAGAACACCGTCAACACGATGGTGGACCAGCTGTCGTCCTTCGCCTCCGAGGTCACCCGGGTGGCCCGGGAGGTGGGCACCGAAGGCGAGCTCGGCGGCCAGGCCCAGGTGCCCGGCGTCGCGGGCGTCTGGAAGGACCTCACCGACTCG
This genomic interval carries:
- a CDS encoding DegT/DnrJ/EryC1/StrS family aminotransferase; protein product: MGTGITGTRTADLLAAAGVGFGDEVIVPSYGTTEIADTVRALGAIPVFADIDAVSYCLAPASVTEAMTERTAAIVPTDLFGHPADITALQALAGARPLPVIPHIEERPAESAEALQRRRSNAAYLDGRLTGVLTPRTAPGAEHRYHSYVVRVPGNGRPDRDAFARALRARGVRCSVPVTTPLHRTPAYARDLRALSLPETERAAEQCLALPVDAGMTHRELRHVVAACNALGGLLPYDVAA
- a CDS encoding SpoIIE family protein phosphatase: MITARAAATFEPVGRSVAAARAFVRDTLQGWGFPDIIDDAVVLTSELVTNAVVHAGTSADVLCVRTDEGVRIEVSDRYPERELPLQTPTRQFGGVDREGGRGLMLCTALAACWGVEYGATHKKVWFRLDLDDRPAGTRSAGPALPVEALPVADPRVRVAVVQIDGTGGISAWNDDAEHLFGYTADQVTGKPLADLAAWPHTPGTSTGIAEALRLSRWEGSYGIRGADGRVIPVYASHLRVRDNEGAPSTVCLLVRDEERAVLQSPPRSSGADASTDRGTAADPFEVFIGSPAPDDLDGLLQRTVERARDMLDGDAAYLLLATDDETELEVRASTGLPSARQRFARVPVEAGTGRYGSARLPSVHDDLNAVPGAVPLLTDTGLRSVVTVPLKVEGRLTGSLGVAAEAPHRYGNEEALRLQFAADRIALAVESARLGELERLRRGSLSFLVEASDLLAGTLDRDQTLALMAQMTVPTLATWCAVYTIADQSSEPELSYVLHEDEDLIDGLKALLAKVAPPDPVPTPGARIWTAPARAAHSEALRSSLRSVGLADVPESSPAPGVSLTTAAAVGGETVVLPLVARNRVIGMLTLGKPADDHFRQEIVELAEDLSRRAALALDNARLYSERTAISQSLQRSLLPPGLPDVPGVEVDVIYRAAGEGNEVGGDFYDIFPIRDGAYGFAIGDVCGTGPEAAAVTGLARHALRLLAREGFGGPAVLERLNAAILDEGARSRFLTLLYGELWPQQDGSALLKVVCAGHPLPLRLRPDGTVEPAADPQPLLGVMEDLELYEQPVTLDPGDVLLCVTDGVTERREGSRMLGDDGLADVLATCTGLNAGAVSARILRAVERFAAEPPSDDMAILAMRMPERPTE